The Blastopirellula marina genomic sequence TGGTTTCATGGTGAACATTGTGGTTCGCCCTGGGCTTCGCAACGGTGCCAATTTGGGGTCGATGCTCTGCCAATCGACTCCCCAGCGCGGTCTGCCATCGCTTTGGGCAGCAACGAGCACCTAGCAACCCGCCCGATGACGCCTGGCTTCGTCATCCGCGTTGACTTGTTTTCCCTAGAGATTGAGGTCTCCTACATGTCTCAGTTGCTCGTTAGTCCCTTACGTCTTTTCCTGGCGATGCTCCTTTTGGCTTCGCTAGTGGTTTCGCCGGCCATCGTTCAGGCCGCCGACAATGCTGCCTATGAAAAGGCCGTGCAAAGTGCAGTGAACTACTTAACCAACCAGGGTCAGGCCCCCGACGGTACGTTCAGCAGCAACGCTGGTATCGGTGTTACGGCCATCTGCACGCTTGGTCTGTTGGAACACGGACGCACCCCGCTCGATCCGGCCGTGAAAAAGGGTCTGGCTGCTCTTGAAAAGCACGTGAAAGAAGATGGCGGCATCTACCTGGAAGGTACGCGTCACCGCAACTACGAAACCTGCTTGAGCCTGTTGACCTTCACCGCAGCCAATAACGAAGGGCAGTACGACAAGCTGATCGCTAACGCCAACAAGTTCCTCAAAGGCCTGCAATGGGACGCCGAAGAAGGCAAGAGCGAAGACGACGCGTTCTACGGAGGAGCCGGTTACGGTGGTCACTCGCGTCCTGACATGTCGAACACCACCTTCCTGATGGAAGCTCTGAAAGAAAGCGGCACCAGTGCCGACGATCCGGCCATGCAAAAGGCTCTGATTTTCGTCAGCCGCTGCCAGAACCTGGAGTCGCCGCACAACCAATTCGAGTTCGCTCCGAAGAATCCCGATGGTGGCTTCTACTACACGATCGCCGCTGGCGGCAACAGCCAGGCTGGTCCAACCGAAAATGGTGGTCTGCGTAGCTACGGTTCGATGACCTATGCCGGTCTGAAGAGCATGATCTACGCTGGCGTCGACAAGGATGATCAGCGCGTGAAAGCTGCCGTGACATGGCTCGGTAAGAACTACGACACCGAGCAAAACCCAGGCATGGGGGACACTGGGCTGTACTACTACTACCACACCGTTGCTAAGGCGTTGGAAGCTTACGGTGAAGACGATTTCGTCACTGCCGACGGTAAGAAGCACGACTGGCGAAAAGAGTTCACCGATGAACTGATCAGCCGCCAGCAAGAGAACGGCAGCTGGGTCAATGAAAAGGCACCACGCTGGATGGAAGGCGACCCGAACCTGGTTACTGGCTACTGCCTGTTAGCATTGGCCCACCTGCAGAAAGATGCAGACTAAGTTCTGCGATCGATCATCAATGACAAAGGTCCGGCGAGATGTCTCGTCGGACCTTTTTTTGTGCGCTGAACAGAAATGATTGGATCAGCCTACTTCTTTCGCAGCACGAAGACCGCATCGCTGATTTCATCGTCGAACGGCATCGGGTCGTCGATGTCGTAGTTGAAGTCGTACACCTCGCAGATCTCAAACTCCGGCACCTTGGCCAGCAAGCTGCGAAACTGCGGCGGGTTGTAGATGCGATAAGGATACTCGGCCTTGAGTCGCAGCTCTTTTTCGCCATCGCGAACTTGCAGATGAAACAGCAGAGTCTCGATACGTTCTTCTCGATCCGAACTGACCACTTCCAACGTGGTAGTGACTTCCACTTCCCCTTCGCGATTGGTCCAGTGCTCTTCGCACTCGGGATCGTCGTAGTCCTGCAAGATGTGAAAACCGAGGATATACAGCCCGCCAGGGCGCAGGGCACGTGCCACGCTGTGCAGGTGACTTTCGGCATCCTCTTCTGTCAACAAATGTCGAAACGTATTGAACGTGCAGAGGGCCGCATCCAGCGGAAGCTCTGAATCGAAGTTCGCCATGTCGGCCAACATCGTTTCTGCCGTCAGTTCCTTCTCGTGAAGTTGGTCGGCAAGATAAGCCAGCGAGGCTTCGTTGTTGTCTAAGCCGAGGACCTCAAACTCGCGCGAGGCCATCTCGATGACGTTACGACCGCCTCCACAACCGATATCCAGTACGCGGCGGGTCTCTCCCTGACCAAAACGCTGAAAAGCATCTTCAAAGAAGTCGCATTCCAGTTCGGTTTCATCTTGAAAGGAAAGATCCCAATACTTGGGATAGTCGTAGCAGTCGACCGTTTCAAATGGTGTCAACAGATTATGCTCGTAGAAGGAATGCGGAGCCCGATGGGCAATCTTGTTATTGTGCCCATATTCGCCGGTGGCCGATAGGAGCAAAATGGGTAATTGCTTGAATGCCTCGAAAGTAGTCGCCGCTGGCATAGCCAGCATGAAGTTTCGCCGCAATTTCTTAACTTGCTGGAATCTCCAGGGTTTTCGCGGCTTCGACGACTGATTTCTCCTCGATATCGACCATTCCGTTCGCTTTGCGCATTTGCTCGGTCGAAATCGTGTTGACCATCTTCCGCAACTCTTCGGTCGCAGCCCGATCTTGAGCCAGGCGGGGCGAAACCAGCAGGACCGCATCGTACGGAGGCAAGACGAACCGCGGATCGCTCAACTCCACGATTTCGTCCGTGGCCAAGCGACCATCGGTGCGATATCCCACAATGACGTCCGCATCGCCGCGAAGCAGTTCGCCATACATCAGTGTTGCGTCCATCGACTTCGTCTTGTCGAACTGCATGCCATATTCCGATTGCACATTCTTCCATTCCGGACGCGACCAGAATTCAATCTCGCAGGCCGCCGTCAAATCACCGGCATGGACTGCGAGATCTTCCAGTGACTTAATCCCCAGCTCTTCGGCCCTTTCCTTCTGCATGACAAACACGTAGTCGTTGCGGAAACCAAGTGGCCCCAGCGCGAGCACGCCGCTGCTCTCTTTCAAGTTGGTGGCAATGTCGATCATCATCTCCGCGGAAGAGACGTTGTCGCTACGCTGCATCTCATTGGCCCATAGCGTTCCTGAGTAATCGATATAGCAGTCGATCTCGCCACGCTGGAGCGATTGCAGCACGACCGTGGATCCCAGTCCCGCCTTTATATCGGTCTGGCGATTTGCTTGATTCAATGTGTCCTTTAGATGTTCGATCAGAATGTACTGCTCGGTGAATGGCTTGCCGCCGATTACGTAGGGCCTTTCCTGGGTGAATTCGCTCACTTCGGCCAGCGGCCCCGTTGCTGTGATGCTTGGTTTTGACTGCACGGCTTTCAGCAGCAACGGACTCAACGCAACCACAACCATCCCACCAATCGAACCCAACGCCCATGTCTTGCTACGACGCTGCGATGCTCGCTCGAGTCCACCCAGCAACATGTCCAGCAGCAACGCCAGGCCGGCGGAAAACACGCAGCCAACAAACAAAGCCACAGGATTGGTTGTCTGCAAGCCTGCAAAAATGTAAT encodes the following:
- a CDS encoding prenyltransferase/squalene oxidase repeat-containing protein, encoding MSQLLVSPLRLFLAMLLLASLVVSPAIVQAADNAAYEKAVQSAVNYLTNQGQAPDGTFSSNAGIGVTAICTLGLLEHGRTPLDPAVKKGLAALEKHVKEDGGIYLEGTRHRNYETCLSLLTFTAANNEGQYDKLIANANKFLKGLQWDAEEGKSEDDAFYGGAGYGGHSRPDMSNTTFLMEALKESGTSADDPAMQKALIFVSRCQNLESPHNQFEFAPKNPDGGFYYTIAAGGNSQAGPTENGGLRSYGSMTYAGLKSMIYAGVDKDDQRVKAAVTWLGKNYDTEQNPGMGDTGLYYYYHTVAKALEAYGEDDFVTADGKKHDWRKEFTDELISRQQENGSWVNEKAPRWMEGDPNLVTGYCLLALAHLQKDAD
- a CDS encoding class I SAM-dependent methyltransferase, which encodes MLAMPAATTFEAFKQLPILLLSATGEYGHNNKIAHRAPHSFYEHNLLTPFETVDCYDYPKYWDLSFQDETELECDFFEDAFQRFGQGETRRVLDIGCGGGRNVIEMASREFEVLGLDNNEASLAYLADQLHEKELTAETMLADMANFDSELPLDAALCTFNTFRHLLTEEDAESHLHSVARALRPGGLYILGFHILQDYDDPECEEHWTNREGEVEVTTTLEVVSSDREERIETLLFHLQVRDGEKELRLKAEYPYRIYNPPQFRSLLAKVPEFEICEVYDFNYDIDDPMPFDDEISDAVFVLRKK
- a CDS encoding ABC transporter permease/substrate-binding protein, whose protein sequence is MFDADFWARLPYQLSFLPDRLGGHIFLAFTSLLAGVLISIPLGIFCSRRPQWERIAVTIANVIQTIPGMALLAIMVFALDRTGILPAWIALVLYSILPILRNTIAGMKTVDPGCIEAADGIGLNKWQRLRIVELPLASPTIIAGIRTASAWVVGAATLAYPVGATSLGDYIFAGLQTTNPVALFVGCVFSAGLALLLDMLLGGLERASQRRSKTWALGSIGGMVVVALSPLLLKAVQSKPSITATGPLAEVSEFTQERPYVIGGKPFTEQYILIEHLKDTLNQANRQTDIKAGLGSTVVLQSLQRGEIDCYIDYSGTLWANEMQRSDNVSSAEMMIDIATNLKESSGVLALGPLGFRNDYVFVMQKERAEELGIKSLEDLAVHAGDLTAACEIEFWSRPEWKNVQSEYGMQFDKTKSMDATLMYGELLRGDADVIVGYRTDGRLATDEIVELSDPRFVLPPYDAVLLVSPRLAQDRAATEELRKMVNTISTEQMRKANGMVDIEEKSVVEAAKTLEIPAS